A DNA window from Actinokineospora baliensis contains the following coding sequences:
- a CDS encoding effector-associated constant component EACC1 yields the protein MTQAALTGTDDDLRDLATWLRDEDDLRGRVQVRNAPVAPGEMGGVIEALTLLLGGGGAGVLIRSVFTYLTTRRKAVVFDLELKDGDKELKVKLTNESRVEDVLAQAESFFEK from the coding sequence GTGACCCAAGCAGCCCTCACCGGCACCGACGACGACCTCCGCGACCTCGCCACCTGGCTGCGCGACGAGGACGACCTGCGCGGCCGCGTACAGGTCCGCAACGCCCCCGTCGCCCCCGGCGAAATGGGCGGGGTCATCGAAGCCCTCACCCTCCTCCTCGGCGGCGGCGGCGCGGGAGTCCTGATCCGATCGGTGTTCACCTACCTGACCACCCGGCGCAAAGCCGTCGTGTTCGACCTGGAGCTCAAGGACGGGGACAAGGAGCTCAAGGTCAAGCTCACGAACGAGTCGCGCGTGGAAGACGTGCTCGCTCAGGCGGAGTCCTTCTTCGAGAAGTAG
- a CDS encoding helix-turn-helix domain-containing protein: MRIDAATYQRVLGDEIRRLRKQRGWTRKDLNGRLQSEISLQTLATYELGTRQCSVVRFVEICVALDALPHDLMARVHDRVFADTPLGRVRVDLHAAAADERPQLMPLRRWAAELLAEHDEVHLDVAALDRLAELCGMDTIELIAHIRGLSE; the protein is encoded by the coding sequence TTGCGCATCGATGCGGCTACCTACCAGCGGGTTCTCGGTGACGAGATCCGCAGGCTGCGCAAGCAGCGCGGCTGGACGCGCAAAGACCTCAACGGCAGGCTGCAGAGCGAGATCTCGCTGCAGACCCTGGCCACCTACGAGCTCGGTACCCGGCAGTGCTCGGTCGTGCGGTTCGTGGAGATCTGCGTGGCGCTCGACGCGCTGCCGCACGACCTCATGGCCCGCGTCCACGACCGGGTCTTCGCCGACACCCCCCTCGGCCGCGTCCGGGTCGACCTGCACGCCGCGGCCGCCGACGAACGCCCCCAGCTGATGCCGCTGCGCCGCTGGGCCGCGGAACTGCTGGCCGAACACGACGAGGTCCACCTCGACGTCGCCGCCCTCGACCGCCTCGCCGAGCTGTGCGGCATGGACACGATCGAACTCATCGCCCACATCCGCGGCCTCTCGGAGTGA
- a CDS encoding LCP family protein: protein MSGVAATERIRPKTSRTTTTRARGPRSGMVAGRTLVALLSAVVLLATGYYWRVTDSFSDDLTKANVVEDTGEKPADGAVDILMVGMDSRTDAQGNPLSKEQLAMLNGGKSEGEINTDTLIMIRIPNDGGKAVGVSIPRDSYVDIPGFGKHKVNSAYGRGKLAARADLQKQGVTDQKELERRSNEAGAKSLIATLTKLTGATIDHYAEVNLLGFYDITNAIGGVEVCLNKATKDTLSGANFPAGVQTLQGVQALQFVRQRHGLPNGDIDRITRQQVFMGAMAKKMVSGDVLAPGSQVLDALKAAIAKSVVLDKNWDIMRFAQQMITVTGGDVDFETIPHGTIDLDTPGDGKAVQVDPTDVKKFVTGLLTGGAAPPSTSGDQAPTTAPDKPTVTVLNGSGRTGLAAEVADTLQNQGFTTGETGNAASRAKTVVRYAKGEDDNGTSVVDALGGKVGAEPDTNLGKGKVTVILGKDFTTTGTSTGEPLAGAPLLDLGARTAVQAGPPCVN, encoded by the coding sequence GTGTCCGGGGTCGCGGCGACCGAGCGGATCCGCCCCAAGACCAGCCGCACCACCACGACCCGCGCCCGCGGCCCCCGCTCTGGCATGGTCGCGGGCCGGACGCTGGTCGCGCTGCTGTCGGCCGTCGTGCTGCTGGCGACCGGCTACTACTGGCGGGTCACCGACTCGTTCTCCGACGACCTGACCAAGGCCAACGTCGTGGAGGACACCGGCGAGAAGCCCGCCGACGGCGCGGTCGACATCCTGATGGTCGGCATGGACAGCCGCACCGACGCCCAGGGCAACCCGCTGTCGAAGGAGCAGCTGGCGATGCTCAACGGCGGCAAGTCCGAGGGCGAGATCAACACCGACACGCTGATCATGATCAGGATCCCGAACGACGGCGGCAAGGCGGTCGGCGTCTCGATCCCGCGCGACTCCTACGTCGACATCCCCGGCTTCGGCAAGCACAAGGTCAACTCCGCCTACGGCAGGGGCAAGCTCGCCGCCCGCGCCGACCTGCAGAAGCAGGGCGTGACCGACCAGAAGGAACTCGAGCGCCGCTCCAACGAGGCTGGCGCCAAGAGCCTGATCGCCACCCTGACCAAGCTCACCGGCGCCACCATCGACCACTACGCCGAGGTCAACCTGCTCGGCTTCTACGACATCACCAACGCCATCGGCGGCGTCGAGGTGTGCCTGAACAAGGCCACCAAGGACACGCTGTCCGGGGCGAACTTCCCGGCCGGGGTGCAGACCCTGCAGGGCGTGCAGGCGCTGCAGTTCGTCCGGCAGCGGCACGGCCTGCCCAACGGCGACATCGACCGGATCACCCGCCAGCAGGTGTTCATGGGCGCGATGGCCAAGAAGATGGTCTCCGGCGACGTGCTCGCCCCCGGCTCGCAGGTGCTCGACGCGCTCAAGGCCGCGATCGCCAAGTCGGTGGTGCTGGACAAGAACTGGGACATCATGCGGTTCGCCCAGCAGATGATCACCGTGACCGGCGGCGACGTCGACTTCGAGACCATCCCGCACGGCACCATCGACCTGGACACCCCCGGCGACGGCAAGGCCGTGCAGGTCGACCCGACCGACGTCAAGAAGTTCGTCACCGGCCTGCTCACCGGCGGCGCCGCGCCGCCGAGCACCAGCGGCGACCAGGCCCCGACCACGGCGCCGGACAAGCCCACGGTGACCGTGCTCAACGGGTCCGGCCGCACCGGCCTGGCCGCCGAGGTCGCCGACACCCTGCAGAACCAGGGCTTCACGACCGGCGAGACCGGCAACGCCGCCTCCCGCGCCAAAACCGTGGTCCGCTACGCCAAGGGCGAGGACGACAACGGCACCTCCGTGGTCGACGCGCTCGGCGGCAAGGTGGGCGCGGAGCCCGACACCAACCTCGGCAAGGGGAAGGTGACGGTCATCCTCGGCAAGGACTTCACGACCACCGGGACCAGTACCGGGGAGCCGCTCGCGGGCGCGCCGTTGCTCGACCTGGGTGCCAGGACCGCGGTCCAGGCCGGACCTCCGTGTGTGAACTGA
- a CDS encoding phospholipase A2 has translation MTATVEAPPEADPPLRRLRGRVGWLVLVVLVAAGYGVIASRSPSEPTTPPTGDIAKAAAAIDALLDPESGRDPIALLPADFTRVTGVVPGRLTAPDGTRRAVHVDGGCSAPWGEDNSRWDFSAGCKAHDLGYDLLRYASAKGTPLGQQPRRALDDRLAHDMHAQCEINPRGSAGTCQLVASLYAAGLVANSWHQRWGPPRAEPIGTWVVALLVVVLLLAVRVPAFARRRTGVPRGVVPVGERARDRAGYLGLLRVVSLAGVVLAESVLAFAPLLGLRPGVLWPMTWVLQLVPLFFFAGGDSNLLAWRAALAEGSGYGGYLAARVCWLIRPVLAFVTAWLIVPLSLDLLNASDASVDAFTRLIAQPLWLLGLYLLVVGATPAMYWLHRKAPIGTPVTQALVVVALGLFGTGTVAAYAGGIVLAALFGQLVMHYADGSFDHLPRRALPAVAAGALLCLVVLTTIGGHTKGLIAEPAGTASFVPSALGVLLIGLVQVCVVVAPGRARVRTIAHGAVARAVHQVRHAPMTIYLVYLCAMLLLAGIIGAASTTEWPGAVLDWVARPRTLMALVLLAVPAVLAFLLFERRGRGGPGVIRPGDRPVSRWDPVAAALGTGYGALGIVGFAVSGLTGTHHGPVLLGLPVDPMASVIHLLLGWYLLHAVRIGTAGTLWPWLVTAVACLPPLGSATGPAVGLYGATMAIAVFVAGTRLVTWSTRRSRARA, from the coding sequence GTGACCGCGACCGTCGAGGCACCGCCGGAGGCGGATCCGCCGCTTCGCAGGCTGCGCGGCCGGGTCGGCTGGCTCGTCCTCGTCGTCCTCGTCGCCGCCGGGTACGGGGTGATCGCCTCCCGGTCGCCGAGTGAGCCGACCACCCCGCCGACCGGCGACATCGCCAAAGCCGCGGCGGCCATCGACGCCTTGCTCGACCCGGAGTCCGGTCGCGACCCGATCGCGTTGCTGCCCGCCGACTTCACCCGCGTGACCGGGGTCGTCCCCGGGCGGTTGACCGCCCCCGACGGAACCCGGCGCGCGGTGCACGTGGACGGCGGCTGCTCCGCACCGTGGGGTGAGGACAACTCGCGTTGGGACTTCTCCGCGGGCTGCAAGGCGCACGACCTCGGCTACGACCTACTCCGCTACGCCTCGGCCAAGGGCACGCCATTGGGCCAACAGCCGAGGCGGGCGCTCGACGACCGCCTAGCGCACGACATGCACGCCCAGTGCGAGATCAACCCGCGCGGATCGGCGGGCACCTGCCAACTGGTGGCTTCGCTGTACGCGGCAGGGCTCGTCGCCAACTCGTGGCACCAGCGGTGGGGGCCGCCGCGCGCGGAACCGATCGGCACCTGGGTCGTGGCCCTACTCGTGGTCGTGCTGCTGCTGGCAGTGCGGGTCCCGGCGTTCGCCCGACGCCGAACCGGGGTACCGCGCGGTGTGGTTCCGGTGGGTGAGCGGGCGCGGGACCGGGCCGGGTACCTGGGGTTGCTGCGGGTGGTGAGCCTGGCAGGCGTTGTGCTGGCAGAGTCGGTACTGGCGTTCGCACCGCTGCTGGGCCTGCGGCCGGGCGTGCTGTGGCCGATGACCTGGGTACTGCAACTGGTGCCGCTGTTCTTCTTCGCCGGCGGCGACTCGAACCTGCTGGCGTGGCGGGCCGCGCTCGCCGAGGGGTCCGGCTACGGCGGCTACCTGGCGGCCCGGGTGTGCTGGCTGATCCGACCGGTGCTGGCGTTCGTCACCGCGTGGCTGATCGTCCCGCTGTCGCTGGACCTGCTCAACGCCTCAGATGCCTCTGTTGACGCCTTCACCCGGCTCATCGCCCAGCCGCTGTGGCTCCTTGGGCTGTACCTGCTGGTGGTCGGGGCGACACCGGCGATGTACTGGCTACACCGCAAGGCACCTATAGGCACACCGGTCACGCAGGCGTTGGTGGTCGTCGCGTTGGGCTTGTTCGGCACTGGCACGGTTGCGGCGTACGCGGGCGGGATCGTGCTGGCTGCCTTGTTCGGGCAGCTCGTCATGCACTACGCCGACGGGTCCTTCGACCACCTACCGCGTCGAGCCCTGCCCGCGGTGGCCGCGGGTGCACTGCTGTGCCTAGTGGTGTTGACGACCATCGGCGGGCACACAAAGGGATTGATCGCCGAACCGGCGGGCACAGCCAGTTTCGTGCCGTCCGCCTTGGGGGTGCTGCTGATCGGCCTGGTCCAGGTGTGCGTGGTGGTGGCACCCGGCCGGGCACGGGTCCGGACGATCGCGCACGGCGCCGTGGCCAGGGCCGTTCACCAGGTGCGCCACGCGCCGATGACGATCTACTTGGTGTACCTGTGCGCGATGTTGCTGCTGGCCGGGATCATCGGCGCGGCCTCCACGACCGAGTGGCCCGGCGCCGTCCTCGACTGGGTGGCGCGACCGCGCACCCTGATGGCCCTCGTGCTGCTCGCCGTGCCCGCTGTGCTGGCGTTCCTGCTGTTCGAGCGGCGCGGCCGGGGCGGCCCCGGCGTCATACGACCGGGTGATCGGCCGGTGAGCCGCTGGGACCCGGTCGCCGCGGCGCTGGGCACCGGGTACGGGGCGCTGGGCATCGTCGGGTTCGCGGTGAGCGGCCTCACCGGCACCCACCACGGCCCGGTGCTGCTCGGGCTGCCGGTCGACCCGATGGCCAGCGTGATCCACCTGCTCCTGGGCTGGTACCTGCTGCACGCGGTGCGCATCGGCACCGCGGGCACGCTGTGGCCGTGGCTGGTGACCGCGGTGGCCTGCCTGCCACCGCTCGGTTCGGCCACCGGCCCCGCGGTCGGGCTCTACGGGGCCACGATGGCCATCGCCGTGTTCGTGGCGGGCACCCGGCTCGTCACCTGGTCCACCCGCAGGTCACGCGCGCGGGCGTGA